A window from Vulpes vulpes isolate BD-2025 chromosome 9, VulVul3, whole genome shotgun sequence encodes these proteins:
- the LOC112914557 gene encoding protein BEX4-like yields MASKEKQVVKNVNMENAQQENEEQGPVQNEEESCNSRGSEGQKNGRNVKLGRMRGLVPNFRWATPNKHIDHNEMGDDVEKFIGQMMEIRRKTKEQQMRHHKRFQTPEPDNHYDFCLIP; encoded by the coding sequence ATGGCGTCCAAAGAGAAACAAGTGGTGAAAAATGTCAACATGGAAAATGCCCAGCAGGAAAACGAAGAACAGGGTCCTGTGCAGAATGAAGAGGAATCATGCAATTCGAGAGGGAGTGAAGGCCAGAAGAATGGAAGAAATGTTAAGCTGGGGCGAATGAGAGGACTTGTCCCTAATTTTCGATGGGCCACACCTAACAAGCATATTGATCACAATGAAATGGGAGATGATGTGGAAAAGTTCATAGGGCAAATGATGGAGATCCGGAGAAAGACTAAGGAGCAGCAAATGAGGCACCATAAGCGCTTTCAAACTCCTGAACCTGATAATCATTATGACTTTTGCCTTATACCTTGA